One window of Catonella massiliensis genomic DNA carries:
- a CDS encoding TM1266 family iron-only hydrogenase system putative regulator, whose amino-acid sequence MEKRVALLSIIVDERDSVEKLNALLHEYGEFIIGRMGIPYKRREINIISIAMDAPQDTTSELAGKIGKLEGVNVKTSFSGVISNDE is encoded by the coding sequence ATGGAAAAGAGAGTGGCACTTTTAAGTATTATTGTGGATGAGAGGGATTCTGTTGAGAAGCTTAATGCTCTTTTACACGAGTATGGGGAGTTCATTATCGGAAGGATGGGTATTCCTTACAAGAGGCGTGAGATTAATATTATCAGCATTGCTATGGATGCACCTCAGGATACTACATCAGAATTAGCGGGGAAGATAGGAAAGCTTGAGGGGGTTAATGTTAAGACTTCTTTCTCAGGCGTGATTTCTAATGATGAATGA
- the hydG gene encoding [FeFe] hydrogenase H-cluster radical SAM maturase HydG, with protein sequence MYKYDVKSLKAEEFINNEEILETLAYAKENKNNLELIQTILEKARPVKKDKGYVCNGLSHKEASVLLACDIPEINEEINKIAEEIKLAFYGNRIVMFAPLYLSNYCINGCVYCPYHAKNKTIARKKLTQEEVKEQVIALQDMGHKRLAIEAGEDPFNNPIEYILDSIKTIYSVNHKNGAIRRVNVNIAATTVENYKKLADAGIGTYILFQETYNKKSYEELHPTGPKHDYCYHTEAMDRAMEGGIDDVGLGVLFGLEGYKYEFAGLLMHAEHLEAVHGVGPHTISVPRIKKADDIDPNAFDNSISDDIFAKITACIRLAVPYTGMIVSTRESEKVRGRLLNLGISQISGASRTSVGGYEKEERVHDSEQFEVSDTRTLDEVVGWLMDNGHIPSFCTACYREGRTGDRFMALCKTGQILNCCHPNALMTLTEFLVDYASEETRKKGFEMIERELNKIPNEKRREIAINNINDIKASNRRDFRF encoded by the coding sequence ATGTACAAATATGATGTAAAATCGCTTAAAGCTGAAGAATTTATCAATAACGAAGAAATACTTGAAACTCTTGCTTATGCAAAGGAAAACAAAAACAATCTGGAACTTATTCAAACAATCTTAGAGAAGGCAAGGCCCGTAAAGAAAGATAAGGGCTATGTCTGTAATGGTCTCTCCCACAAGGAGGCATCTGTACTTCTTGCCTGTGATATCCCTGAAATAAATGAAGAAATCAATAAAATAGCAGAGGAAATCAAACTTGCTTTCTATGGAAATAGAATAGTTATGTTTGCACCTTTATATTTATCAAACTATTGTATAAATGGCTGTGTATATTGCCCTTATCATGCCAAGAATAAAACAATAGCAAGAAAGAAGCTGACTCAGGAAGAAGTTAAAGAACAGGTAATTGCGCTTCAGGATATGGGACATAAGAGACTTGCGATAGAGGCGGGAGAAGATCCATTTAATAACCCTATCGAATATATTCTTGACAGTATCAAAACTATTTACAGTGTGAATCACAAGAACGGAGCGATAAGAAGGGTTAATGTAAATATTGCTGCTACAACTGTAGAAAACTACAAAAAGCTTGCAGATGCAGGCATAGGAACCTACATACTGTTTCAGGAAACCTACAACAAGAAAAGCTACGAGGAGCTACATCCAACAGGACCAAAGCATGACTACTGCTATCATACAGAAGCTATGGACAGGGCTATGGAGGGTGGCATTGATGATGTAGGACTTGGGGTGCTCTTTGGACTTGAGGGATATAAGTATGAGTTCGCAGGCCTGCTTATGCATGCTGAGCATCTTGAGGCAGTTCACGGGGTTGGACCTCATACTATAAGCGTACCTCGAATCAAAAAGGCAGATGACATAGATCCAAATGCCTTTGATAACTCTATTTCAGACGATATATTTGCGAAGATTACAGCCTGTATAAGGCTTGCAGTTCCATATACGGGAATGATAGTTTCTACAAGAGAATCTGAGAAAGTTAGAGGAAGGCTTCTAAACCTCGGTATTTCTCAGATTAGTGGAGCCTCAAGAACTTCTGTAGGAGGTTATGAAAAGGAAGAAAGAGTGCATGACAGTGAGCAGTTTGAGGTTTCAGATACCAGAACTCTTGATGAGGTAGTTGGCTGGCTTATGGACAATGGGCATATACCTTCATTCTGTACAGCTTGCTACAGAGAAGGCAGAACCGGAGACAGGTTCATGGCTCTTTGCAAAACCGGGCAGATACTTAATTGCTGTCATCCAAACGCCCTTATGACACTAACCGAGTTTCTTGTGGACTATGCAAGCGAGGAAACGAGGAAAAAAGGCTTTGAAATGATTGAAAGAGAGTTAAATAAAATACCTAATGAAAAGAGAAGAGAAATAGCAATAAACAATATAAATGACATCAAGGCCTCTAACCGCAGAGATTTCAGATTCTAG
- a CDS encoding AbrB/MazE/SpoVT family DNA-binding domain-containing protein, producing the protein MKSRTLKRKLDKLGRITLPSDFRKALKLADLEELEVVSDGNSIILRKQSYPDVFGNIAHDDFYFEYRGNKVSRRSIIELSEMAGII; encoded by the coding sequence GTGAAAAGCAGGACCTTAAAAAGAAAATTGGATAAGCTCGGTAGAATCACCCTCCCATCAGATTTTAGAAAAGCCCTAAAGCTGGCTGATTTGGAGGAACTTGAAGTGGTAAGTGACGGAAATAGCATCATTCTTAGGAAGCAGAGCTATCCGGATGTATTTGGAAATATTGCTCACGATGATTTTTACTTTGAATACCGAGGTAACAAGGTATCTAGGAGATCCATTATTGAATTATCAGAAATGGCGGGAATCATCTAA
- the hydF gene encoding [FeFe] hydrogenase H-cluster maturation GTPase HydF has protein sequence MGLNQTVSAERVHIAFFGLRNVGKSSLVNAVTGQELSVVSDVKGTTTDPVKKAMELLPLGPVVIIDTAGIDDEGELGSLRIQKSKEVLDITDIAVLVTEAHRELTEPEKELAYTFKKKRLPFIIVLNKADLAPHRKAKDNEILVSAKQGTNILKLKEKLAGLIPDKSEKYILKDLVNKGDTVILVMPIDESAPKGRIILPQQEVIRELLEIGCIILCVQDSELKESLEKLKLPPSLVITDSQVFKEVSEIVPENIRLTSFSILFARYRGGLSKMLEGASMLSKLKDGDRVLISEGCTHHRQCEDIGTVKLPRWIREYSGASPHFEFTSGGTYPDDLTSYKLIVHCGGCMLNEAAMKSRIGKAVNQGVPIVNYGMAIAEMTGILKRAMKVF, from the coding sequence ATGGGATTAAACCAGACGGTTTCGGCTGAAAGAGTACATATTGCCTTTTTCGGACTGAGAAATGTAGGAAAGAGCAGTCTTGTAAATGCGGTAACAGGGCAAGAATTAAGTGTGGTCTCAGATGTGAAGGGAACCACTACAGATCCGGTTAAAAAGGCTATGGAGCTCCTTCCTTTAGGCCCTGTAGTTATTATAGATACTGCGGGGATTGATGATGAGGGGGAACTTGGCAGTCTTAGAATTCAAAAAAGCAAGGAAGTCCTTGATATCACAGATATAGCCGTGCTTGTGACTGAGGCTCACAGAGAGCTTACAGAGCCCGAGAAAGAGCTGGCCTACACCTTTAAGAAGAAGAGATTACCGTTCATTATTGTGCTTAATAAGGCAGACCTTGCTCCACACAGAAAAGCAAAGGATAATGAGATTTTAGTCAGTGCAAAACAAGGGACTAATATCTTAAAGCTTAAAGAAAAACTTGCAGGACTTATTCCAGACAAGAGTGAAAAGTATATATTAAAAGACCTGGTAAATAAAGGAGATACAGTAATTCTTGTAATGCCTATAGATGAATCTGCACCTAAAGGTAGGATAATCTTGCCTCAACAGGAGGTGATTAGAGAATTGCTTGAAATAGGTTGTATTATACTCTGTGTACAGGATAGTGAGCTTAAGGAAAGTCTTGAAAAACTTAAACTGCCTCCAAGTCTTGTAATTACGGACTCGCAGGTATTTAAGGAAGTAAGTGAAATAGTACCTGAAAACATTAGACTAACCTCATTTTCAATTCTTTTTGCGAGATACAGAGGCGGGCTTTCTAAGATGTTAGAAGGTGCATCTATGCTATCTAAACTAAAGGATGGTGACAGGGTACTTATCAGTGAGGGCTGTACTCATCACAGGCAGTGTGAAGATATAGGTACGGTAAAGCTTCCAAGATGGATAAGGGAATATTCCGGTGCCTCCCCTCATTTTGAATTTACCTCAGGGGGAACCTATCCTGATGACCTAACCTCTTATAAGCTTATAGTCCACTGTGGAGGCTGTATGCTTAACGAAGCTGCTATGAAGAGCAGAATAGGTAAGGCTGTTAATCAGGGTGTTCCTATAGTAAATTATGGGATGGCAATTGCCGAGATGACAGGTATATTAAAAAGAGCAATGAAGGTGTTTTGA
- the hydE gene encoding [FeFe] hydrogenase H-cluster radical SAM maturase HydE, producing the protein MMNDVSKLIERLGEKHSLSVSEYETLVENFNEENAEILRKYADKERRAHYGNKIFIRGLIEVSNICKNDCYYCGIRRSNREVDRYRLTADEILECVDTGYGLGFRTIVMQGGEDSAFTDEFLVEVITEVKRRYPEVALTLSLGERSRESYMKLKAAGADRYLLRHETADSLHYSKLHPPELTLSHRMDCIKSLREAGFYVGCGFMVGSPYQTAKTIAKDLKFIEELRPEMCGIGPFISQKDTPFKDMQNGSADFTCYLLSIIRLIHPPVLLPSTTALGTIDSYGREKGILAGANVIMPNLSPLEVRGKYALYDKKLCTGSEAAEGLRELKKRMSAIGFEIVNERGDISTSKRED; encoded by the coding sequence ATGATGAATGATGTTAGTAAGTTAATAGAGAGGTTAGGGGAGAAACATAGTTTAAGTGTTTCAGAATATGAGACACTTGTAGAAAATTTTAATGAAGAAAACGCTGAAATACTCAGGAAATATGCGGATAAGGAGCGAAGAGCTCATTATGGCAACAAGATTTTTATAAGAGGTTTGATAGAGGTAAGTAATATTTGTAAGAATGACTGTTACTACTGCGGTATAAGAAGGAGCAACAGAGAGGTTGACAGATACAGGCTTACAGCGGATGAAATCCTTGAATGTGTGGATACAGGCTATGGACTGGGCTTTCGCACCATTGTTATGCAAGGAGGAGAGGATTCTGCCTTTACTGATGAATTTCTGGTAGAGGTAATCACTGAGGTTAAGAGAAGATATCCTGAAGTCGCTCTCACACTATCCTTGGGAGAGAGAAGCAGAGAAAGCTACATGAAGTTAAAGGCTGCCGGGGCTGACAGATATCTGCTTCGTCACGAAACTGCAGATTCTTTACATTATTCAAAGCTTCATCCGCCTGAACTTACCTTATCTCACAGAATGGACTGCATTAAAAGCCTTAGGGAAGCAGGCTTTTATGTGGGCTGTGGCTTCATGGTAGGCTCACCGTATCAGACTGCAAAAACTATCGCAAAAGACTTAAAGTTCATCGAGGAGTTAAGACCTGAAATGTGTGGAATTGGGCCATTTATCTCGCAAAAGGATACTCCTTTTAAGGATATGCAAAACGGAAGTGCAGATTTTACCTGTTATCTGCTATCCATCATAAGGCTGATACACCCTCCTGTTCTCTTGCCTTCGACCACAGCTTTAGGAACTATTGACAGCTATGGAAGAGAAAAAGGGATACTTGCCGGGGCAAATGTCATTATGCCTAATCTTTCTCCGTTAGAAGTTAGAGGGAAATACGCCCTTTATGACAAGAAGCTATGTACAGGAAGTGAGGCAGCAGAGGGACTTAGAGAGTTGAAAAAGAGAATGTCTGCTATCGGCTTTGAAATAGTAAACGAGAGAGGCGACATTAGTACATCTAAAAGGGAAGATTAA
- the recN gene encoding DNA repair protein RecN, producing the protein MLEGLHVKNLVIIDEAEVSFGGGLNILTGETGAGKSVVIGSINLALGAKAGKNLVRAGKESGFVELVFSVNNDVGDKLRRLDIIPEDGLVVITRKFTGERSVSKINGETVTLSKVKEAAALLLDIHGQTENQTLQLSKNHLELLDKYCKEEVKPYKKRLKDLVTEYRNKENELLEYSADEASISRELDFLKYECKEIESAKLVKDEEEELDKKVRKYSSSSKIVGLIEEARKNLSDNGGADDSIGSIVRAMSRLSDVDETSVELLNQISEIESLLNDFERSLSDYADDNVFDEADFMQSEARLDKIRGIYAKHGGSYETTIDFLDASLAQIEKLEHASEYKEKLSMEVEKLKKVILSECDELTKVRKRGALKLSKLVKQSLIDVNFLQVEFDVEFAGSKDFTSKGNDEIIFKISTNPGEPMRSISEVASGGELSRIMLALKSVMADTDEIPTMIFDEVDTGISGRTAQMVAEKMALLSVKRQIIAITHLAQIAAMADNHYLIEKKADENHTATEIRRLDEAEEVSELARILGGVAVTENVINSAREMKKLATDTKIGLKKG; encoded by the coding sequence ATGCTGGAGGGACTTCATGTTAAAAATCTGGTAATCATAGATGAGGCTGAAGTCTCTTTTGGAGGGGGACTAAACATCCTTACAGGAGAGACGGGTGCGGGAAAATCAGTAGTAATAGGCTCTATCAACCTGGCACTGGGTGCCAAAGCAGGTAAGAATCTGGTTAGGGCAGGCAAGGAGTCAGGCTTTGTAGAGTTAGTATTTTCCGTAAATAATGATGTTGGGGATAAGCTAAGGAGGCTTGACATCATACCCGAAGACGGACTGGTGGTAATCACCAGGAAGTTTACGGGGGAGAGAAGTGTAAGCAAAATCAATGGGGAGACGGTTACCTTGTCAAAAGTAAAAGAGGCAGCAGCCCTCCTCCTTGATATCCATGGTCAGACAGAAAATCAGACCTTACAGCTATCTAAGAATCATCTGGAATTGCTTGACAAATACTGTAAAGAGGAGGTTAAGCCTTATAAAAAAAGGCTGAAAGACCTTGTAACTGAGTATAGAAATAAGGAAAATGAGCTTCTTGAATATAGTGCTGACGAAGCTTCCATTTCAAGGGAACTTGATTTTCTTAAATACGAATGCAAAGAGATAGAGTCAGCGAAGTTAGTAAAAGACGAGGAAGAGGAGCTTGATAAAAAGGTTCGTAAGTACTCTTCTTCAAGCAAGATAGTAGGCCTTATAGAAGAGGCAAGGAAGAATCTTTCCGACAATGGTGGGGCGGATGACAGTATTGGTAGTATAGTAAGGGCTATGTCAAGACTGTCTGACGTGGATGAGACTTCTGTAGAATTGTTGAATCAGATATCAGAAATAGAAAGCCTCTTAAATGACTTTGAGCGCTCACTCTCTGATTATGCTGATGACAATGTATTTGACGAAGCAGATTTTATGCAGTCTGAGGCAAGACTTGACAAGATAAGAGGGATATATGCTAAGCACGGAGGCTCGTATGAGACTACAATTGACTTCCTTGATGCTTCTCTTGCGCAGATAGAAAAGCTTGAGCATGCCTCAGAGTATAAAGAAAAACTTTCTATGGAAGTAGAAAAGCTAAAGAAGGTTATTCTATCTGAGTGTGATGAGCTTACAAAGGTGCGAAAGAGGGGTGCGCTTAAGCTTTCAAAGCTTGTGAAACAGTCCCTTATAGACGTCAACTTCCTTCAGGTGGAGTTTGATGTGGAATTTGCAGGGTCCAAAGATTTTACTTCCAAGGGAAATGACGAGATTATATTTAAGATATCCACCAATCCGGGTGAGCCTATGAGGTCGATATCTGAAGTTGCCTCTGGCGGTGAGCTTTCAAGAATAATGCTTGCTCTCAAGTCGGTAATGGCGGATACAGATGAAATACCTACTATGATTTTTGATGAGGTGGATACAGGCATAAGTGGCAGGACGGCTCAGATGGTAGCTGAAAAAATGGCTCTTCTTTCAGTCAAGAGGCAGATTATTGCCATTACCCATCTTGCGCAGATAGCGGCAATGGCGGATAATCATTATCTAATCGAGAAAAAGGCTGATGAAAACCATACTGCTACAGAGATAAGAAGGCTTGATGAGGCTGAAGAGGTTAGCGAACTTGCAAGGATTTTAGGTGGAGTTGCAGTTACAGAAAATGTGATAAATTCTGCGAGAGAAATGAAAAAACTTGCAACTGATACTAAAATAGGGCTTAAGAAAGGGTAA